AATTTGTAGTAAATTTGTTTATCATTTTCCATTTGTGTAAGGAAAGGTGGTCTATGGTTGTAAAAGATGCACTCACCCCTTTGAAGGTTTGCACCCCTTTTTGCCATTGTATCTGCAGAGAAGTTCACTTCTCTGTAGCTGTTTACAAATCTCCAATCCAAAGATTTTTCACAGATTTTATTCCATCTTGAGATTGCAAACCATGGAACCTTCATTAATCTGAATGCTTCTATTACTGATTGTGAGTCTGATCTAAAAATGAGTAGAAGATGACCATGCTGAATTGCCCACTCTCCTGCACATAACACAACCATGATTTCTGCATAATAATTTGTAGCCACTCCTAGTCCACCTGACATAGCTATGACAAGTAAGAAAATGCTTTCTTACTTCAATACCCTGACATGAAAGTGGCAGATATATTATTGGATGGTGAATGGGTAATTCCAAGTGAAATGTTggaaatgattgaaataaatgaACTGCCAGTTTTAAATAATGAAGATGATAAGAGAGTATGGTATGGATCAATTACAGGGGAATTTTCACTGGGTTTCCCACTGTCCCCACTGTCATTTCTGCCAATAAAACCAAATCCAACAACCCCTGGGTTGCCCTTGGATGCTCCATCACAACAGAGTAACAAGTAATTTCTTTCTGGCAGAGAGAAACACACTTCTCTGATTCTTGACCTTTTCACCTTTCTGCATTGTAAACCAAAGTTTTTTAACACTTGCAGATCAGGTATGGAGTTCCACATTGGTGCTTTCATTCTCACTTCACAGTCTCTAATAATGAGCATGATCTTGGTCTTGAAATTATTTGTATTCATCTTCCCATTTCCATAGACACATTTATTCCTTAAGAACCACAATTCTTGAATGGTAGTAAAAGCTACAATTCTCCTAATTTCTTGCACAATTGGACTTTTTCCTTTAACAGCTTTAAACACATCTTCAAATGATTTTTGATTAGTGAAGCAAAACATGTCACCTAACCATTTCCATGTTAGTTCACTATAATCACAATGTCATAATATATGCTCTAAGGTTTCTTCAGCATTTTGCAGAAAACACATCTTGATGCTAAGCTGAACtttgttttcttcattttttcatcTGTGGGGAATGAACCTCTAATAAGTTCCACATATTGCTTGAAATATTTGGGTGGATTGATGAATTCCATACCCGAGAAGACCACTTCTGTTTTGGGTTCTTTTTCCTGATGCACTCCACTGCTGAAGTTACTGAAAATTCCACTGTAATTCATCCACACCATACTCTCTTATCATCTTCATTATTTACAACTGGCAGTtcatttatttcaatcatttccAAGATTTCACTTGGAATTACCCATTCACCATCCAATAATATATCTTCCACTTTCATGTCAGGGTACTGAAGTAAGAAAGCATTTTTTGGGTATAAATCAATAAGAGCTTTTTCTTTGATCCATATATCCTTTCCAATTGAGATTTTAGTCCCATTCCCCACAATCCATCTGGAATGATCATGAACTTCATTTATAACCCATTTCATACCTGGCCATATGGAAGACTTTTTGTAATACTCAATCCACTCACCCTTTGAGTTTTGGTACTTAGCTTGGAAGAATTTTGCCATTTCACTTGTACCATTTTGGATTCTCCAGTAAAGCTTCATTAGTAGAGCTCTATTTATAAATTCTAACCTTTTTAAGCCCAAACCACCTTCAGATATAGGTGAACAAACTGAATCCCATTAAACAGTAATCAATTTTCTCGTTGTTGGGTCAcctgtccacaagaaatttcttaTGATTCTTTCACTCtctttcatcactttttgtggccATCTGTACACAGACATATTGTATATGGGGATACTGCAGAGTACAAATTTTACCAGTATTAACCTTTCTTAGAATGAGAGTAACTTTCCAATCCAGCCAGCTAATCTTTCTTGTAGCATCTCTACAAAACTCCAAACATGCATGGTCTTGATTCTGTCAGGGTTTAAGATTACTCCCAGGTACTTTTCTGGAAAATATGATAGTGTCATGTTGCATTCTTCTGCAATTTGTGATTTTCTTGTTTCACTTGTTCCTCCTATGAAGCACTTGTTTTTCTCAATATTGATGATCTGTCCAGAGGCTGCTTGGTAATCTCTGAGAATGCATAAGAGTTTTCTTACATTTCTTTTATCACCATTACAAAATAGAAAaatgtcatctgcaaaaaaatgTGGGAGGGTTGAACATTTTTTCTTGTCACCATTGGTAACAAGTTGTGTTCTTGTATTCTATTAGTTAGAATTCTTCTCAAGAGGTCTTCTGCAATAACAAAAAGGAGAGGAGACAATGGATCTCCATGTATTAACCCTCTCCCCACTTGGAAATAACTCACTGTACCACCATTTAAAAGAACTGAAATTTTTGCAGATTTAAGCAAAGTATGTAACTAGGAAATCCCTTTTTCTGAAAAACCAAATTGTCTCATGACTTGAAATAGAAACTCCCAGCTTAAGGAGTCATAAGCTTGAGTAATATCCAGCTTTAACCCCATATTACCACCTCTTCTTGGAGTATCAAATTCATTTATTAATTCAGATGCTAGTACTATTTGGTCttgaatatttctcccctttaTGAATGCAACTTGTTGAGGAGAAACAATTTTCTGAATTATCTCCCCTAATCTTGAAGTTATAATCTTTGTAATCACTTTAAAACTAAAGTTCATTAGACCAGTTGGTCTAAATTGATTTGCTCTCTTAGCATTTTTCACTTTAGGTAGCAGCAACAAGAAATTTGAATTTAATCCAGAAGGGATAAAACCTTTGCTCCAAAAAAATTTAATTGCAACAGCAAAATCCTTACCAATGATTTCTCATGCTTCTCTATATAACCAGCCTGCAAATCCATCGGGACCAGGTGCACTATCTGGATCTAATTCAAATACAGCTTTCTTTACTTCTTCATCAGTTGGGGTTGCATCTAACAACAAGTTGTCTTCTTCAGTAATTAGTCTTGGTATATCTTTGAAGTAATCTGGATTAGAGTGGACTTCTTgatatttaaatttattttcaaaatgtGAGACCAAAATATCAACTATATCATCTTGATTAGCCACTATACCACCATTAGTATGCTCTAATTCAACAATAGAATTTTTAGCTTGTCTAAATTTCAGGTTCACATGGAAGAATCTGGaattagaagtatacaagacacaattgaagcaaaatcagattgattcaaaagaatcagttcatgaacattttagccatggtttgcaaagatttcattccttaatatataaatgtattttttcatgagtatgaaatcatacttaaccgatttagaCCTT
The nucleotide sequence above comes from Papaver somniferum cultivar HN1 chromosome 8, ASM357369v1, whole genome shotgun sequence. Encoded proteins:
- the LOC113306044 gene encoding uncharacterized protein LOC113306044: MKLYWRIQNGTSEMAKFFQAKYQNSKGEWIEYYKKSSIWPGMKWVINEVHDHSRWIVGNGTKISIGKDIWIKEKALIDLYPKNAFLLQYPDMKVEDILLDGEWVIPSEILEMIEINELPVVNNEDDKRVWCG